The Erwinia billingiae Eb661 nucleotide sequence CGGCATTTTGAAGCTGACGTCTTCCGCTTTCCCTTCTTTGATCGCTTTACGCAGACGCATCTGGCAAACCACGATAAAGCCCCAGGAAGAGATGATGCCCAGTGAAGCGATATTCAGCACGATCTCAAACACGCGCGATGGCACGATATAGTTGAGGTAAACCCCAATAATATAGACGCCAATCGTCACCAGGATGCCCATGTAAGGCACCTGCTGACCGCTCATTTTTGACATGAACTTAGGTGCCGAGCCGCCCATCGACATCGAACGCAGAATGCGGCCGGTGGAGTACAGGCCGGAGTTAAGGCTGGAAAGCGCCGCGCTCAGCACCACGATATTCATGATGCTGCCAACGTAAGGCACGCCCAGTTTCGAGAAGAAGGTGACGAACGGGCTCTGTCCTGCCTGGTAAGCATTCCACGGCAGTAACAGCACCAGCAGCACCACCGAGCCAACGTAGAACAGGCCAATACGCCAGATCACGCTGTTGATAGCCTTCGGCAGCATGGTTTTCGGGTCTTTACATTCGCCGGCCGCCGTCCCCACCAGTTCAATGGAGGCAAAGGCGAAGACCACACCCTGCACCAGCACCAGCGCCGGTAACAGACCGTGCGGGAAGAAACCGCCGTTATCGGTGATCAGGTGGAAGCCGGTTGAGTTGCCGTCCAGCGGTTTACCGGTGCCGAGGAACACCACGCCGACAATCAGGAAGATGGCGATAGCCAGTACCTTGATCAGCGCGAACCAGAACTCCATTTCGGCGAACCACTTTACGCCGATCATGTTCATGGTGCCGACAATCGCCAGCGCGCCCAGCGCGAACACCCACTGCGGCACATCGCCGAACGCGCCCCAGTAGTGCATATACAGCGCCACCGCCGTGATATCCACGATACCGGTCATAGCCCAGTTGACGAAGTACATCCAGCCCGCCACGTAGGAGGCTTTTTCGCCAAGGAATTCACGCGCATAGGAAACAAAGCTGCCGCTTGATGGGCGGTGAAGAACCAACTCACCCAGCGCACGCAGGATAAAGAAGGAGAAGATGCCACACACTAAATAGACGATTGCCAGCGCCGGGCCGGCAATCTGCAGACGGGCTCCCGCACCAAGAAACAGTCCTGTCCCTATCGCCCCACCAATCGCAATCATCTGAACGTGACGATTGTCCATGGCCTTGTGATAGCCAGAGTCATGAGAATTTAACCAACGTCTTCTTGCGGCGCGTTTGTCTGCGACCGCTGTTTTATCAGCTTTCATTTTCTTTCCTATTATCCTGTCCACAGTATTACGGTTACCCGTCCCAGGTATCCTGATGTCTGTCGCCAACCAAACGATTGCGTCGCAGCACAAACGTCTGGGCAAAAGCCGACTTCCTGTAATTATATTCTTGACGGAAGCGGCAAAATTGCGGCGATGCATCCTAACCGTTCTGGAAAGCTGACGCAAAAGTTCCGCGCGTGAAATCGTGAGCTTTTGTAATTTTTGCCGGATGGCGCATAAAAAAACCGACCGCAAAGGGCGGTCGGTTCAGTGAAATCACTAAGGCTACACAGGGGTAAAACGGAGAGGGTACAGCTTAACGGTAAATCTCTGCGTTACCGCTCCACAGGCTTGAATCACCCGGGGTATCAGCGCGGATAACACGATAGTGCGTGGCGCCCATTTCAGATGCTTTCTGAGAAAGCTGATGGGTTGCGTCATCCAGCGAACCGCTAACGGCCGAGACGGACACCGTACCCATTGATTGCAGATTCTGGCTCTGCTGCGCATCGACCTGAGTAGCGGCCAATGCTGAGAAAGAGGTTGCAGCTAAAAGAGTGGCGGCGACAAGCGCAGGTATTTTGATATTCATAATTGATTTCCTCGTCGAAAGTTATCATTCGTCAGAAAGTTGATGTTGGTTACGGAATCAATTATGACCATGCTAATGAAAAGCAGGGTGAGCGAGGGGTAAAGGTGTTTAAGGATTGTGAAGAGATCGCGGATTTATCTTAAGAAGCGTCAATAAAAGTTACATTTAACCTGGGATGTAAACAGAGGTGTCAAACCGCACGGGGGAGATACATTTAATCGGGTATTTTAAGCAGTGAAACCACTGTATCCGGGTTGCCACGGCGCTTCAAGCGATACACCGCACGTTTTGAACATTCTTTTTTGCAGCCGCTTCAGGTCAGTATTTTGCTTGTGGGTTGCGGCTATACTGACCGCCTCTCTGATAAAGGATAAGCCGGATGTTTAAACGTTCCGTCACTGGCAGCCTCGCCCGCGCGCTGTTCGCCATTGCCCTGCTTTCAGTGCTGTCGACCGGTCTGGCGCTGCTGACGCTCTCCACCAGCCTGCGCGATGCGGAAGCGGTGAACATTGCCGGATCCCTGCGGATGCAAAGCTATCGACTGGCGTGGGATGCTGCCAGCCAGCGGTCTGAATTGCCGAAAGATATCGCCGCGTATCAGAAATCCGTGCAGGCGCCGCCTTTGAAAGCGTTGGATCGGGCCTATGTGCCGGAGAGTGTCCGGGCCCGCTATCATGCCCTGCTCCATGACTGGCAGAGCCTGCAGCCGGCGTTACTGGCGGGAGAGACTCAGCACTACCAGCAAAACGTCTCCTTATATGTCGCGCAGATCGATCGCTTTGTGCTGGCGCTGCAGCACTGGGCCGAACTGAAGATGAAACTGGTGGCCGGCGTCAGCCTGCTCGGCTTTATCGCCATCGCCCTGCTGGTGTTTCTGACGTTAAGACGGGTGAAGCGCCAGGTGGTGATCCCGCTGAATAAGCTGGTGAACGCCAGCCATGAGATTGAGCAGGCCCATTTTCAGCACGCGCCGCTGGATACCGGACTGAGCAACGAACTGGGCGTGCTGGCCCGCGCCTTCACCAGCATGTCGGCTGAACTGGATAAGCAGGTGCAACGCCTCGAACAGGCGGTAAAAGAGAAAACCAGCGACCTGAGTCAGGCTAACCGCCATCTGGCGCTGCTCTATCACTGCTCGGAAACCCTTAACCGCCACCTGAATCCTGCCGACGCCTGGCCGGAGGTGCTGGAGAAAGTCATTGAACATCAAGGCCTCAGCGCGATTGAACTGAGCGCCGATCCCCACGGCACGCTGAGCGCTGGCCAGCCGAATCCCCATCTGCCGTGGCTGAGCCTGCCGCTGGCGGAGAAGCCCGCATCGGCATTACGCTGGCAGGCAACAACCAGTGAGCCGCAACTGATGCAGGGACTGGCCACCATGCTGGCCCGTTCGCTGCAACTCGATCGCGCGCAGCAAAGAGTTCACCATCTGCTGGTGATCGAGGAGCGCGCCACCATCGCCCGCGAGCTGCATGATTCCCTGGCACAGTCCCTCGCCTATCTGCGCATTCAGCTCGCCAGGCTGAAACGGGTGGTCGACAGCAAGGCGGAACAGGCGTTGGCGATTGTGGCTGAGATCGATCGCGCCCTGACCGAAGCGAATATTCAGCTGCGCGAGTTACTGACCACCTTCCGCCTGTCGGTTGAACCCGCAGATTTAGCCACCGCGCTGCGCCAGGCGATCGCCACCCTGCGCACGCAGTCCAGCGCTGAAATCGTGTTAGAGAGTGAGCCAGCAGTACAGCACCTGGAGGCACAACAGCAGGTTCATGTGCTGCAAATCGTGCGCGAAGCCCTGCTCAATGCCATTCGTCATGCCCAGGCATCGCGGATTGTGATCCGCTGCAGCCGCATGGATTCGGGAGAAAATCTGATTGAAATTCATGATGATGGTGTCGGTATCGCCGACGCGGCCTCGCCACCCGGGCATTACGGCCTGTCGATTATGCAGGAACGGGCCAAAAGCCTGCGCGGCGGCATAACCATCTGTTCCGCCGGCCACCAGGGGACCACCGTCTCATTACGCTTCCCGGCATAGCGATGAGGTCACGGTCGTCAGATCAGATATTGCTGATGGCACAAGGGCTGACGGCGTACGTCTGCGGACGAATTAGCACGATAATTTACACTTTCTCCTCATTTTCTCCACGATTCTTCACAATGCTGAGGGTAAAGTGTTTGCTGCCGAAGCAGTTTGAATAAACTAGAAAAATTTGCGGCGGACCGGATTTCAGAAGCCCGCGCCCAAGAATAAGGCCGGCGCATTTCCTTTCCCGATTACTTGCCAGG carries:
- the ansP gene encoding L-asparagine permease, with protein sequence MKADKTAVADKRAARRRWLNSHDSGYHKAMDNRHVQMIAIGGAIGTGLFLGAGARLQIAGPALAIVYLVCGIFSFFILRALGELVLHRPSSGSFVSYAREFLGEKASYVAGWMYFVNWAMTGIVDITAVALYMHYWGAFGDVPQWVFALGALAIVGTMNMIGVKWFAEMEFWFALIKVLAIAIFLIVGVVFLGTGKPLDGNSTGFHLITDNGGFFPHGLLPALVLVQGVVFAFASIELVGTAAGECKDPKTMLPKAINSVIWRIGLFYVGSVVLLVLLLPWNAYQAGQSPFVTFFSKLGVPYVGSIMNIVVLSAALSSLNSGLYSTGRILRSMSMGGSAPKFMSKMSGQQVPYMGILVTIGVYIIGVYLNYIVPSRVFEIVLNIASLGIISSWGFIVVCQMRLRKAIKEGKAEDVSFKMPWAPFTSWLTLVFLASVLVLMAFDYPNGTYTIAAVPLIALILILGWFGVRKRVHAVAQTEHAPVKETSAK
- a CDS encoding YdgH/BhsA/McbA-like domain containing protein, with protein sequence MNIKIPALVAATLLAATSFSALAATQVDAQQSQNLQSMGTVSVSAVSGSLDDATHQLSQKASEMGATHYRVIRADTPGDSSLWSGNAEIYR
- the narQ gene encoding nitrate/nitrite two-component system sensor histidine kinase NarQ → MFKRSVTGSLARALFAIALLSVLSTGLALLTLSTSLRDAEAVNIAGSLRMQSYRLAWDAASQRSELPKDIAAYQKSVQAPPLKALDRAYVPESVRARYHALLHDWQSLQPALLAGETQHYQQNVSLYVAQIDRFVLALQHWAELKMKLVAGVSLLGFIAIALLVFLTLRRVKRQVVIPLNKLVNASHEIEQAHFQHAPLDTGLSNELGVLARAFTSMSAELDKQVQRLEQAVKEKTSDLSQANRHLALLYHCSETLNRHLNPADAWPEVLEKVIEHQGLSAIELSADPHGTLSAGQPNPHLPWLSLPLAEKPASALRWQATTSEPQLMQGLATMLARSLQLDRAQQRVHHLLVIEERATIARELHDSLAQSLAYLRIQLARLKRVVDSKAEQALAIVAEIDRALTEANIQLRELLTTFRLSVEPADLATALRQAIATLRTQSSAEIVLESEPAVQHLEAQQQVHVLQIVREALLNAIRHAQASRIVIRCSRMDSGENLIEIHDDGVGIADAASPPGHYGLSIMQERAKSLRGGITICSAGHQGTTVSLRFPA